The Mycolicibacterium monacense genome contains the following window.
GACATCGACGGTGCCCGCCGGGGCGTCCGGCCGGTCACAGGCCGAAGCGCGCCTTGAGATTCTTGGTCTGGTAGTGCTCGACGATGATGCCGAGCAGCGGGATCGTGCCGGCGAGCAGCACGCCGATGGTCTTGCCGATCGGCCAGCGCACCTTCACCGCGAGGTTGGCGGTGAACAACAGGTAGGCGAAGTACACCCAGCCGTGGATGGGGGCGACCAGCCACAGGAACGGCCAGTCCACCTTCACGATGTACTTGAGCACCATCTCCGCGCACAGCACGATCAGCCAGATACCGGTTGCCCAGGCCAGGATGCGGTAGTTGCGGACCGCCTTGGCGATGGTCTCGATGGACACTCCGGCGGGCGCGGTAGTGGGCGTCTCCGGTGCGGTCATGGTGTGGTCCTGCCTTCGTTGTCGGCTTCGGCGAGATCAGCAAGGTAGGCGTTGTACTCGCGCAGCGCGGGGTCGTCGTCCGGGGCGGGGGCGGCGGCCGTCGTCCCGCGTTCGGGCAGCAGATCGGCCGGGATCTCGGTGAGGGCGCCGCGCGGATTCTGCTCGGGCGGGGCTTCTTCGTAGCGGACGAACTTGTAGTACGCGTACACGCAGAACCCGGCGAACATGGGCCACTGCAGCGCGTAGCCGAGGTTCTGGAACGAGCCCGTCGTCGACTCCCAGCGGGTCCACTGCCACCACGCGAGCGCGAGGCAGCCGGCGGCGGCCGCCACGACCAGCAGGATCAGCGCCGGTCTCCTACGCCGTGTAGTGGACACGGTTCCACGGTACCGCTTGGTCCTTGGGGCCGACGAACTCATCGAGACGTGCGGTGGCGGCTTTCCGGTAGACGGAGACGATGTGTGGGCTCGACCTGGTCCATGGAATCGCGAGGCTGTCGAGGGCGGCGGTGAACAAACCGAGGATGTCCTCGGACCTATTAGAGAAGTGGTAGCGAATACTGGCGACGCCGCGGTCGTTGGCGACCACGCGGCAACCGTCGCTGTGTATCAGACCCATTACAAACTCTTGGGTTGCTTGATCGACGAGTGTCTGCTGCCACGGCTCCAGCACAATGGCCCGTTGGTGTTTCCGGCCTACACCGTGCTGGGGAAAGAAGCACGGCCAGTGTTTTGAGTAAAGCGATACTTCGACGCACCCGGCGCGTTGCAGCGAAGCAGCGCGTTGGCTCGGCATCAGTAAGTTGATGGCTTCCCGACACCGCGTGATGATCGAAGGGTATTTGTCATCCAAGGTGATGCGGAGCCGCCATACGCGCCCACTCCGGGAAATGCATCCGTCGCCTAGGTATAGACCGAGCAGATAGCAGTAGGGCTCCGCGAGAACGCTTGTGAAGTCATGACTGGTGCCGCACGGCGTGCCGTCACTGAGCCTCGGCCGCCGCTGGTCGCGGCGCCAATCGCGTACGGTCGTCCGCGGTATGCCCAACTCGCGCGCGATCTGACTGTTGTTCTTCCCAATTGTGAAGAGGCGCTTCGCCGCATCGTATTGAGCCGCTGACCACACCATCGCCTCCCTCGTAATGGGCACAGCGTAAAGACCGCCACCGACAGCTCGTAGCGTTCGGACGGTACGATGGCCACGCTGCGGGCGTGGCGAAACAGGTATACGCGCGGTCTTTAGGTGTCCGTGCTCGAAAGAGCGTGTGGGTTCGAGTCCCTCCGCCCGCACTCCATGTCACCGGACCAGGCACCATGGCCTGGTGACACTCCTCCGCCTGACCGCCCGGGTGCTTCTCGGCGCGTCCCTTCTCTTCGCGGGGATCGGTCACCTGACGTTCGCCCGCACCGACTTCTACGCCCAGGTTCCGCCCTGGCTGCCACTGGACGTCGACCTCGTGGTGATCGCCTCGGGTGTCGTGGAGATCGCGCTCGGCGTCGCGCTGATCGTGCTGCATCGGTGGCGGGTCCCGCTCGGCTGGATCACCGCCGCGTTCTTCGTGCTGGTGTTCCCGGGCAACATCTCCCAGTACCTCACCCACACCGACGCGTTCGGCCTCGACTCCGACCGCGACCGCGCTGTCCGACTGCTCTTCCAGCCGGTCCTCGTGGTCTGGGCGTTGTGGTCGACCGGCGCCTGGGCGGCCTGGCGCCGGCGCGCGTCGGCCGAGGAGGATCCGCATGTCCGGGCGTGACCGCGACGAGGCCGGGCGGCCCCGCAACAGTCGCCCGCGTGATGCGCTCGGCCGGCCGCTGCCACCGGGGAGCGAAGGCGTCGACCGCATCCCCGACGACCTGCACCTGCCGCCGGCCGAGACGCTGGACTACGCCCAGCGTCTCGTCGACGACGGACGCGCGTTCAACGCCCACGAAGTGCTCGAGGCGGCGTGGAAGGACGGACCAGACCACGAGAAGGCGCTCTGGCAGGGTCTGGCCCAGCTGATGGTCGGCATCACTCACGTGCAGCGGGGCAACGTCGACGGTGCCCGCGCGCTGCTCCGCCGCGCCGTCGGGCGGCTGACGACGGCGCCGGCCGGCCCCTACGGCATCGACGTCGCCGGTCTGATCGATTACGCCGAGGCCCTGGAGAGGGATCTGGCCGCCGGTCGCGAGATCCCGGCGGACCGGCTGAGCCCCACGCTCGTCGTGCGTACGGACTGAAACGACCACCTACTTACGCGGATAAGCGGTAGTGTGCCTCTCGCCATGGAGAGTCAGACATCCGCGCCTGCACCCGCCGAGACGGCGGCCATCCGCAAAGCGGTCGCAGGCGCGTCGATCGGTAACGCCGTCGAATGGTTCGACTTCGCCATCTACGGCTTCCTCGCCACTTTCATCGCCGCCAAGTTCTTCCCGGCGGGCAACGACACGGCCGCCCTGCTGAACACGTTCGCGATCTTCGCCGCGGCCTTCTTCATGCGGCCCCTCGGCGGGTTCGTCTTCGGCCCGCTCGGCGACCGGATCGGACGTCAGCGGGTGCTCGCGGTGGTCATCCTGCTGATGTCGGTGGCCACGCTCGGCATCGGCCTGCTGCCGACCTACGCCAGCATCGGCGTCGCCGCACCGCTGCTGCTGCTGTTCCTGCGATGCCTGCAGGGGTTCTCCGCGGGCGGCGAATACGGTGGCGGCGCAGTCTATCTCGCCGAGTACGCCCGTGACCGCAACCGCGGGTTGACGGTCACGTTCATCGCCTGGTCCGGTGTCGTCGGCTTCCTGCTCGGCTCGGTGACGGTGACGGTGCTGCAGGCGCTGTTGCCCACCGCGGCGATGGACAGCTACGGCTGGCGGATCCCGTTCCTGATCGCCGCACCGCTGGGCCTGGTCGGCCTCTACATCCGGTTACGCCTCGACGACACGCCCGAGTTCGCGGCGCTGTCGGAGACCGACCGGGTGGCGTCGTCGCCGCTGCGTGAGGCGGCCACCACCGCGTGGCGGCCGATCCTGCAGGTGATCGGCCTGTTCATCGTGTTCAACGTCGGCTACTACGTGGTGTTCACGTTCCTGCCGACCTACTTCATCAAGACCCTCGAATTCGGCAAGACGGCGGCGTTCGTCTCGATGTCGCTGGCCAGTCTGGTCGCCCTGGTGCTGATCCTGCCGCTGGCCGCGCTGTCGGACCGCATCGGCAGGCGTCCGCTGCTGATCGGCGGGGCGGTGGCGTTCGTGATCTTCGCGTATCCGCTGTTCCTGCTGCTGAATTCCGGTTCGCTCGCCGCGGCGATCACCGCGCACTGCGTGCTGGCGGCCATCGAGTCGATCTACGTGTCGACCGCGGTCACCGCCGGCGTCGAACTGTTCGCCACCCGGGTGCGCTACAGCGGGTTCTCCATCGGCTACAACGTGTCGGTCGCGGCGTTCGGCGGGACGACGCCCTACGTCGTCACGTGGATGACCGCGACGACCGAGAACAACCTCGCCCCGGCGCTGTACCTGATCGTCGCGGCCGTCGTATCGCTGGCGACGCTGCTCACCCTGCGGGAGTCCGCCGGCCGGCCGCTGGCCGCGACACTGGCCGCTGACGTGCGACGATGAGCTGGTGAACGGTAGGGGAACGGCGCGGCCCACCAAGGCCGACGTGGCCCGTCTCGCCAACGTGTCGACGGCCACCGTCAGCTACGTCCTCAACAACGTCGAGAGTCAGCGCATCTCGCCGCGCACCCGCGACGCCGTGCGCAAGGCCGCCGAGACGCTGGGCTACCGGCCGAATCTTGCCGCACGCAACCTCGCCGTCGGGGGTAGCGGGGTGGTGCTCTACATCGTGCCCCGGATCGCGCTCGGCGAGCTGCCGATGGAGGTCGGCAGCCGGCTCACCACCGCGCTGGCCCGCCACGGCATCGTCCTGTCGCTGCAGTTCGAGACCGACGACGACCGCAACGTCGTCGACGCGATCAACGATCTGAACCCGGTCGCGGTCACGAGCGTGTTCCCGCTGACCGGTGCGGCGCTCGCCGCCGCCGACGCGGCGGGAATCCCGCAGATCCATGTCGGCAGCGCACAGTTGCGCGCGCTGGGTGATCTGCACCTGTCCATCGGTGAACTGCGGATCACCCATCTGAAGGACCGCGGTCACCGCAGGCTCGCGTTCGCGTACTCCGATGTCGACAAGCTCCGCCCGTTGGGTGACTACTGGCTCGCCGGCCTGCAGGTCGCCGCTCGCGACCACGGGTTGCCCGAACTCACGGTGGGGATGCTCGCGACCGACGGCAGCGACGCCGCCCGGGTGGTGACCGGATGGGTCGAACAGGGTGTGACGGCCGTGTGCGCGCAGAGCGACGAGACGGCGTTCGTGGTGTTGCACGGGCTGCGCGAAGCCGGTCTGCGGTGCCCCGCCGACCTGGCCGTCATGGGCGTCGACGCGCGCCTTCTCGGCGCGGTGAGCGGTCCGCCGCTGACCTCGGTCGGCTTCGACGCCAAAGAGATCGTCGACGTCGCGGTGGCGGCCATGATGGCCGAACTCGGCTACCCGATCGAGTACGAGCCCAACGCCCGCAAGGTCGCCGGACTGATCCAGCGCGCCTCAACCTGAGCGTTACATCTGTCGGCGAATTTGTTGCTTCCAGGCACGCTTACGCGTGTAAGCTCCATACCGCGCGTACAGAGAGGCGGATTGTCCGTGACCGTGAGTGCCAGCCCCGACGTCTACTTCGATCCCTACTTCGATCCCTACGACGTCGAACTCAACGCCGACCCCTACCCGATGTTCAAACGCCTCCGCGAGGAGGCGCCGCTGTACTACAACACGCAATACGACTTCTACGCCGTGAGCCGCTACGACGACGTGTGCAGGGCGCTCGTGGACCACGAGACCTTCAGCTCCGCGCGCGGCGCCATCATCGAGCTCATCAAGGCCAACATCGACATCCCGCCGGGCACGGTGATCTTCGAGGATCCGCCGATCCACGATGTGCACCGCAAACTGCTCGCGCGCATGTTCACGCCGCGCAAGATCAACGCGCTCGAACCGAAGATCCGCGAGTTCTGCGCCCAGAGCCTGGATCCGCTGGTGGGAGCCGGGCGCTTCGACTTCATCACCGACTTCGGCGCCCAGATGCCGATGAAGGTGATCAGCTCGCTGCTCGGCATCCCCGAAGACGACCAGGAGATGATCCGCGACTACGGCAACGCCCAGCTACGCACCGAGGCGGGTAAGCCGATGTCGGCGGCCGAGCAGGGCATGGTCACCGGCGAGGTCTTCGAGGCCTACATCGACTGGCGCAAGGACAATCCGTCCGACGACATCATGACCGAACTGCTCAACGTCGAGTTCGCCGACGAGACCGGGACCGTGCGTCGGCTGCGGCGCGAGGAACTGCTCGTCTACCTCAACGTGGTGGCCGGCGCGGGTAACGAGACCACGACGCGGTTGATCGGCTGGGCGGCCAAGGTGCTGGCCGAACATCCCGACCAGCGCAGGGAATTGGTCGACAACCCGGCCCTCATCCCGCAGGCCGTCGAGGAACTGCTGCGGTTCGAGCCGCCCGCCCCGCACGTCGCGCGTTACGTGACCCGCGACATCGAGATCCACGGCCAGACGGTTCCCGAGGGCAGTGTGATGCTGATGCTGATCGGGGCCGCGGTCCGCGATCACCGCCAATTCCCGCCGGACGGTGACGTTTTCGACATCCACCGCGAACCCCGCCAGCACCTCGCGTTCAGCGTCGGCACGCACTACTGTCTCGGCTCGGCGCTGGCGCGACTGGAGGGGCGGATCGCCCTCGAGGAGATCCTCAAACGCTTCCCGGAGTGGGATGTCGACATGGCCAACGCCGCGCTCTCCCCGACATCGACTGTGCGGGGCTGGGATTCGATGCCGGCGGTCGTGCGATGACGAGTGCCGCACTGATCGTTCCGAAGGACTGGGACGAGATCACCCCGGAGTGGATGACCGCCGCGCTGTCAGCGCACCATCCGGATGCGGTCGTCGACTCGGTCGGCGTCGACCTGCGCGACGACGGCACCAACCGGCGTGCGCGCCTGCGCCTGACCTACTCGGCGGGGTCGGGTCCGGAGACGGTGTTCGTCAAGGCGGTCGATCCGGCGCACCGCGATCTCGTGCGGCTCACCAGTGGTCTGTTCCACGAACCGCGGTTGTTCACCTGCGGGGTGGACCTGCCGCTGGAACACCCGACCGTGTTCACCGCGCTGGTCGACGAGGCCGCCGAGGACTTCATCCTGGTGATGGAGGATCTCACCGCGCGCGACGCCGATCCGCGTGACGCCACCCGTCCGCTGACGGTGGAACAGGCCGCGACGGGCGTGCGCGGCTTGGCGCGGATGCACGGACGGTATTGGGGGAGAAGGGTTCTCGAGGAGCCCGCGCTCGACTGGCTGGAGCCGTTCGTCCCGTGGGAGGGGATGGGCGCGGCGCCGCTGTCCGAGGCCCAGAAACGGCTCGGCGACGATGCGCCGGACGTCGTGATGGCCTTGACCATCGGTGAACTCATCGACGACATCTGGAAGCCGTACATCCGTAGCCTGACCAAGGCGCCGCAGACCCTGCTGCACGGCGATCCGCACATCGGCAACACCTACCTGTTGCCCGGCGGTGAGGTCGGCTTCCTGGACTGGCAGGTCGCCCGGCGCGGGAACTGGTCGCTGGACCTCGGGTACTTCCTGCAGGGCGCGTTGACGATCGAGGACCGGCGCCGCAGTGAGCGCCACCTCCTCGAGGAGTACCGCGATGCGCTCGGCCTGCCCGCCGACGAGTTGCCGTCACTCGGGGAGATCTGGTTGCGCTACCGGGCGTCGGTGGCGCACGGGCTCACGCTGTGGATGTGCACCGCGAGTGCCGGCGAGTTGTGGCAGCGTCCGGATATCGCGATCGCACTGGCGCAACGGTATTCGGCGGCGTACGCCGACCTGCAGACCTCCGAGGCGCTGGCCGACATCGACACCTGAGTCGGTGTCACCTGACCCGGGGCTGCCGCCAGGGCCCAGGCATCAGGCTGACCGACACCGCCGAGATCACCGACACCGCGATCATGTAGGCGGCGATCGAATCGCTGGATTCGGTCGCCGCGTACAGGGCCGTGGCGATGGTCGGTGCGAATGCCGATCCGACCACCGCCGAGAGCGTATAGCCCAGCGAGACACCGCTGTAGCGCACGTCGGCGTCGAATGCCAGGCTGAACAGCGATCCGGTCACGCCGGCCGCCGGTGCCATCGCCAACCCGAACACCAGCACGAGCGCGAGCAGGAACAGCCCCGGCCTACCGGTGTTGATCAGCGCGAAGACCGGCAGCACGGACATGCCCATCGCGATCACGCCGGCCAGGAAGACCGGTTTGCGGCCGACGGCGTCGGACACCCGGCCGAACACCGGATACATCACGACCGCGACCACGGCGGCCACACAGACACCGAGAAGTGCCTGGGCACGGTCGATCCCGGCCACGGTGGTGGCGTAGGACACCAGGTACGCCACGCAGATGTAGGCGAACACCCCCTGCGACAGATACGCCCCGGCGACGAGCAGGATCTGCCGCCAGTGTCTTCTGAACGCCACGGCGATCGGCAACCGCAGGACCGCGGCACGGGCCTGCACCGCCGCGAATTCGGGACTCTCCGCCAGCGAGAGCCTGATGACCAGGCCGATGACGATCAACACGGCGCTGGCGAGGAACGGGATCCGCCAACCCCAGGACAGGAACTGCTCGTCGGGCAGCAGCGAGACGGCGTAGAACGCCAACGTCGCGGTGGCCGTACCGGCGGGGGCGCCCATCTGCGGGAACGCCCCGTACAGCCCCTTGCGGTCCGGTGTGGCGTGTTCGACGGCCATCAGGGTGGCGCCGCCCCACTCACCGCCGACGGCGAAGCCCTGTGCCAACCGCAACAGCGTCAACAGGATCGGCGCCGCGACACCGATCTGCGCGTAGGTGGGCAGGGCACCCATGAGCACCGTCGCGGTGCCCATGATGAGCAGCGAGTAGACCAGCATCCGCTTGCGTCCCACCCGGTCGCCGTAGTGGCCGAAGACGATGCCGCCCAACGGGCGGGCGACGAAGCCGACCCCGAACGTCGCGAAGGACAACAGGAGTCCGGTGGCCGGCGACACGTCGGGAAAGAACAGTCTGGGGAACACCAGCGCGGCCGCGGTGCCGTAGATCAGGAAGTCGTAGTACTCGACGGTCGTTCCGATGAAACTGGCCGACGCGACCCGCAGCGGCGACGTGCCGACGGTGGCGGTGGCACTGGTCGCTGCCATGCATTCGGACACTATCGGCCGATCCACGGCCCGGCAAGGCTTTTCGCGGGTCGGTCAGACCCGCATCCGTAGTGGGCGGGTGGCGGTTTCGCGCATGGTCAGGATGGTGGCCAACGAGATGACGGCGGCGACGATCAGATAGTAGGCCGGTGCGAGTTCGTTTCCGGTGCGGTCGGTGAGCCAGGTCGCGACATACGGTGCGGTACCGCCGAACAGCGCCACCGACGTGTTGTAGCCGATCGAGTAGCCGCTGGAGCGCACCCGGGTGGCGAACAACTCCGCGCCCGCGGCCAGTGAGCCCGCGACGAACAGCGCCTCGAGTGCCGACAGACCGGCGTGTCCGGCGATCGCGCCGAGCAGCGATCCGGTGTTGAAGAGTGCGAACAGCGGATAGGCGAAGACGGCGAAGCCCACCGCACCCGCGATCAGCAACGGTTTGCGGCCGAGGCGGTCCGACAGTGCGCCGAGCGGGAGGATGAGCACCAATCCGACCACACTGGCCACGGTGATCGAGAGGAACGCATCGGTTTTGGTGAAGTCGAGCGTCTCGGTCATGTAGCTCGGCAGGTAGGTGAACACCGTGTAGAAGCCGACGTTGTGGATGATGACGAGCCCGGCGATCTGCAGGATCGGTTTCCACGAGGTTCTCACCGCATCCTTGAGCGGTGAGGTGGACACCTCGCCGGATTCCTTGAGCTCCTCGAAATCCGGTGTGTCACCCAGCCGCAACCGGATGTAGAGTCCGACGCCGCCCAGCACGCCGGCGATGAGGAACGGGATGCGCCACCCGTAGGAGTCCATCGCCGATTCGTCGAGCACCGCCTCGAGCGCGGTGACCGTCAATGACCCGAGCAGGAATCCGACCACGACCGACCACACCAGGAAGCTCACGACGAACCCGCGGTGGCGGTCCGGTGCGAATTCGGCGAGATAGCAGGCGCCGCTACCGTATTCGCCGCCGGCGGAGAATCCCTGCAGACACCGCAGCAGGAGCAGCAGCAGCGGGGCGGCGACACCGATGGCGTCGTAGCTCGGCAGCAGGCCGATCGCGAACGTCGACGCCGACATCAGCAGGATGACCAGGGCCAGCACACGCTGACGCCCGATCCGGTCCCCGAGGGGGCCGAAGAAGAACCCGCCGAGCGGCCGCATGAAGAAGGCGGCGGCGAAGATCGCGAAGGTGTTGAGCAGTGCGGCGGTGTCATCGGCGGTGGGGAAGAACTTCTCCGCGATGTAGGTGGCGAGGAAGCCGTAGATCGCGAAGTCGAACCACTCGACGGTGTTGCCGATCGCGGCGCCCCGCACCGCGCGCCGCACCGCGAGCGGTTCTGCCTCCCGCGGGCGGTGTCCGTCGATGGTGGCCATGGCTGCTCCTCGATCGCGACGTCGACCCCAGCACTGCTGGGACCGAGCATTCCCGATCTTGTCCGGAAACTAACGTGTGTTCTCACACGGGGTGAAGATCGGCGTCGGATCCACCCGGCCGCGCAGCAGCACCTCACCCTGCGCGCTCCAGTGCGACCGTTCCTGCGGATCGGCACGTTCGCAGACCGCCCCGGAGCACAGCACGCGCTCATCGGAGGCCTTGGCCTGGTCGGCCAGGCGCGCGGCTTCGTTGACCGGGTCGCCGATCACGGTGTACTCGTAGCGGTTCTCCGCGCCGATGTTCCCGGCGAAGACCGGGCCCGCCGAGACGCCGATGCCGAAATCCAATGGCCGGCTTCGCAACTGAGCGGCCAGAGTGCGGGCGGTCGCCAGGGCTGCGTCGGCGGGGCGGTCGATGGCAAGCGGTACGCCGAACACGGCGAGGGCGGCATCGCCCTGGAACTTGTTGATCAGTCCGTGCCGGTGGTCGACCGCGGCGACGACGACCTGGAAGAAGTCGTTGAGCAACTCGGCGACCCGTTGGGGGTCGCGCCCGATGGCCAGCCGGGTCGAGCCGACCAGGTCGACGAAAAGGATTGCCGCGTAACGCACGCCGCCCTCGGCGCCGGTCGCCGCCTCGGCGCGGCGCACCACCTCCGGTCCGACGTGGCGGCCGAACAGGTCACGGAGGCGATCGCGCTCCTGCAATCCGATCACCATGCGGTTGAAACCGCTCTGCAGATGCCCGATCTCGGACCGGTCGTAGACGTCGACCAGCCGTCCGGCCCCGCCACGCTCGATCTCACCCATCGCCTCGACCACGTCGTGCACCGGATCCGAGATCGACCGGGACACCACGATCAACGTCCGCAGGCCGAGCAGCACGGCGACGAGCGCCAGCACCAGCACCGGCAGCTCGATCGACGCGGGATCGTCGACCAGCAGGCCGAGGCGCTGCAGGGCCACCAGCGTCACGATGCCCGCACCGGGGAGGGCGGTGCACACGGTCCACATGAGCACCAGCCGCCCGCGCACACCGGGTACCACCTCGGCCTGGTCGACTTCGGTGGTCAGCACGGCCATCAACGGTCGCAGGGTGCGCTGGGTGAACAGGAAACCGGTGCACACGGTGGCGGTGGCGCCGAACATCGCGGCCGTGATGATCACGAGGAGGGGCTCGGCGCCCGCCCGGAGGTTGAGGGCGATCAGCACACCGGCCGCCACGGCCCACGGGGTCAGCAGAGCCGCGGACAGCCGCGCGGTGATGTTCGTCGTGGCACGTCGGGATTCGGGCGAGTCTCGCCCGTCGGACAACCGCCGGAACGCCGGTGCCAGCGCGGCCAGACCCCCCACCGTGGTGCCCAGCACTCCCGCGGCGATGAGACCCACCACCGCGAACAGGTTGCGCGCGGTCAGCAGCGCCTCCGCGCCCGCGACGCGCTCGACACCGAGCGTGACGACGATCGCGGTCACCTCGGCGGCCGTCAGCAAGAATGCGGTCGCCAGACCCGCCGCGTACCTGGCGCGCACCGACCGGTGGGTCAGTCGCTGGCCGGAAGCGGTTTGGCCTCTTTGAGGTTGAGCGGGGTGGTGCCGACGGACAGGGTGCCGGCGCCCGCCTTGGTGACCAGCACCTCGGCGCCGTTGTCGTCGACGTAGCGCTTACCCATCACGTTGCCGTCCGACAGGGCCGGGTCGATGGCGAGGTCGGACGGGTCGGCCCCGTTCGCGCTGTCCAGCGGCACCATCGGCGCACCGCCGGCGCGCAGATCGTCGAGACTCTCGGCGCTTCGCACCACGATCACCTGGGTGTCGCACACCTGGCTCTTCAGGCGGGTGCCGTTCTTGATCATGCGGGCTCCTTCTCGGGGTCTCTTGCTGCGGCAGCGTATTCCTCGATCAGTTCGCGGCGCAGCACCTTGCCGGTGGCGTTGGTGGGTAGTTCGGCGCGGAACACCACCCGGTCGGGGGTGCGGGAGCCGCGTAGGTGCTTGCGCACGTGCGCGCGCAGATCGTCGGCGTCGGGGTCCGCGCCGGGAGCCGGCACCACCACCGCGACGATGATCTGCCCCCACTGCGGATCCTCGGGGCCGACGACGGCGACGTCACGCACGTCGGGGTGCTCGACGAGCACGTCCTCGATCTCGGCGGGTGCGATGTTCTCCCCGCCGCGGATGATGGTGTCGTCGGAGCGGCCGCCGATGAACAGGTAGCCGTCCTCATCAAGGGAGGCAACGTCTTT
Protein-coding sequences here:
- a CDS encoding adenylate/guanylate cyclase domain-containing protein, giving the protein MRARYAAGLATAFLLTAAEVTAIVVTLGVERVAGAEALLTARNLFAVVGLIAAGVLGTTVGGLAALAPAFRRLSDGRDSPESRRATTNITARLSAALLTPWAVAAGVLIALNLRAGAEPLLVIITAAMFGATATVCTGFLFTQRTLRPLMAVLTTEVDQAEVVPGVRGRLVLMWTVCTALPGAGIVTLVALQRLGLLVDDPASIELPVLVLALVAVLLGLRTLIVVSRSISDPVHDVVEAMGEIERGGAGRLVDVYDRSEIGHLQSGFNRMVIGLQERDRLRDLFGRHVGPEVVRRAEAATGAEGGVRYAAILFVDLVGSTRLAIGRDPQRVAELLNDFFQVVVAAVDHRHGLINKFQGDAALAVFGVPLAIDRPADAALATARTLAAQLRSRPLDFGIGVSAGPVFAGNIGAENRYEYTVIGDPVNEAARLADQAKASDERVLCSGAVCERADPQERSHWSAQGEVLLRGRVDPTPIFTPCENTR